AAGGAGAGGTCGTGCATGCAGAAATGAACTAGGCCTACATTTTAACAAGTGGATGCCTTCCCCTGAAATAATCATTACTTCAGCTTTTAATCAACAACAGATCTAAGCAGATAATGCGGGGCAGTAACTGCAGATTTATAGCTACACTGTAGATAAACAGACAAGCCCGTGCTCATGTTAAGCAGGGCTCTGTGCACCTGTCGGTTGTAATCCTCGGATAATGGCTCCGGCTCGTTAGCTAAGACATCCGAGTTAACCGTCTACATTTCCCACTGAGAGGATCACTGAGTCAACAATGATACAAGGTTAAAAGTGTGAGAAAAGGTCAGAAtgtgtctttaaaggtcccctattatactgtttttcatcaatatattataggtctcggatatatacaaaacatgtcaagacataccaaacagatcgtgcattgcagcatcccataatcccctctgtttcagccctgtttcaaaagggctgattctctgtctgttacttcagatgaaaataaggagcccctccccacgcccctctgagagagatttggttaaaaagaacacaatggtgctctaggaggagattcaggtgataaggtggggggggggttaccttggttggtgattggctaatggttacacaagacaaaacaattgccgaaatctgatcagctcatttccagacaggtttttatataaatggatcaggacaaaaagtgagcaaatctttgttcctgaaacgttcagaatctctttccacagaggggagtggacacatgttgatgtataaaagacatgaaaaaggggATTTCGCATAATAGGTGATCTTTCaaatctgattctgtgttccTGAGGGACCAGACCCTCACTTCCACCTTGATGATTTTCAGtaatgatatttaaaaaaaaaaaaggcttgCATTCAATCAAGCAGAATACAATTGCAAAAATCTTTGAACAATTGCATAGTTTGAACGGGTCAGATGGCAGGTGAGACCACAGAAGGCCGTCGGTGGCGTGGGTCGAACACAGTCCCACATGACCCCCGACATGTTTCGACAACATTCACAGGCCGTTTTCGGAGAGCCGTGCTGGGATTAGCATGCCGGCTGTTTGTGGTGGAAAACTGGCAGCAATTCACAGCTATATTTTCTAATATACCTGGATTATGATCTGATCCACTAACTTGTATGCATGTGTTGTTTTCAGGCCCTCTCCTTTTCTGAAGAGACGCAGGAGGACATTGACGTTGACCTGCTGGATGACGTAGCATTGTGCCAGTTTCAGAGGCTCACGGTAGTACTTTTAAATTCAACTTACTGTGTGATGAGTTATCTCATTTTCAGAAAAGGTTCAAGGCTTTGTATATTAAAGTATATTAAAGTATATTGCTAAACCTTTGAAAGACATCATTCATTCTGGGTTTTCAGAGTATGATGGACAATCTGTCGAGGCGAAGGCGCTGCCAGCAATAAAGATCAACTGACCAGCACTAGTTCAACTGTTAATGTATTATGAAATGAGTCGaacagtttgtttttaaatttTAATAAAgctaatttttttattattctaaaTGATTGTCATTTAATGATCTAGTCAGTAGAATAGAGTAAATGCCCTTCCCAATTTCAAATGGACTCAAAATGTATCAAAAGCATGGATGCAGATTAAGAGAATAGAATTTGATTAACTTAATTTGCATTGCTAAGATGTAAATGTTAAAGCATGTGAGAATTAAAGGCATAGCAAAGAGGTACTTTACTGGACATGATTAGGATttttattgtgtaaaaaaaCTTGAGATCTTGCCGTGTGTATTTAATGAATAGGTAAATATTAGCCATTACTTTGTCTGAATTTCAAAGCTGCTGCCTCTAGACTAGAGAAACAAAAGCAAATTCAGATGTGTATTGTGAGGGGAAAGAAGCTAATTGTAATATTAATTCCAGTAGGTTTATGTAGAAAGCACCAGATTGGGGAGCAAATCAAATGCAATTTTAGCAAtaattacacatttaaaaaaagtataaaatggCATTGACATGGAATTAAGAGTTCAATCTTTGCCTACAAAGCAAAATATGCTACTTAAAGCTGGAATGCATTTCTATCGCTGATGGGACTCCAGCGACTTCATCTCCACCTCCACGGGCTCCTGTCGCTGTGATTGGGCGTCGTCAGAGCTGGAGGACGAGGCGCGTGAAGCCGGTGTGTGAGGAGGCTCCGGGGCAATGCGGGAGTAGAAGGGCCCGACCAGCCAGTTGAGCGGCGTGTTGTTGACCAGGTAGTCCATCACGTTGTCCAGGGAGTCCTTCATCCGGCCCAGATGCACCCTGCTAGTGCTCAGCACGCTGTCAGGCAGCTCCCTCAGGGTGGAGGCTGCACTGAAGCTGATGTACACCTGGGAGGCGGAGCAGCTCAGGGACAGCGCCTCCTGCTGGATGTGGAGCGGGAGACCCTGCAGGCCGGACACCAGGCCCAGGCAGGTGGTCTGGAGCTGCTGGGTGAGGGAGAGGGCCAGCGTCAGGGTGCGGGACTCGATCGCctgagaggagggggagggacAGATTTACATCACCTGACACACTTTACCTTCAAGAAACAAGGGAGGTGCAAGGTTGTAATAGTTTTGAATAGGATTTATTTTAGTTAAGACTTTTCTGTATGTCAGTTTTCaggtttagtttgctagttcaAGTTTATATCTTTAGTTTTGCTGTAGTTTTGTGTTTGTTATGACACTATCTCACTAGCATGTAGCTACACAAACATGGGTGTAGGAATGGCCATAACATTAAACTCTTGATTTGGGAATCAACTTGAGTTGTCCTTAATTCCCAAATGTGGAAGATAATAACTTTTAGTTAAGTTGAATAGTTAAAAGGCATTTGATAAATCATGTTATTAATTTTGCAAGACTACACTGCATTTGATAACCATAGTGATTCATTTTGGAGCCTTTAAGCAAAGCTCAATCTGTTGGTCAAGTCTGTGGTCTAATGTCCGGAGAGCTGATGTAAAACCCTGCTCTTTTTTTCCTGTAGTATAATGGCTAAAAAAAACTATACATTTCACGGAAATATCAATACTTCACTTTTTCTTAACAGGATAATGCTTCAATTTAGTTTACTGTAATAACCCTGGTGTGGTATAATCCACAAAATGGGTCCATAAAATAGACGGATTAATATGTGAGCTCGTTGTGTGTTAGTGTTACCTCTGCCTCGTGACCGTTGTGCTGGTTTGGACCGTTGGACTTCCACACAGACTGAGAGTTCAGCTTATTGTTCACCATCTGGGTAGCCCCGTCAATTTTCCTCCTGCCATATTCGatctagatttaaaaaaaaaaaacatactttaTTAGCCTCTCACCATAAGCAGTAGAAAAGATGAAGTTCTTTTTATATCCACTTTAGGGCTGAATGAAGTTATTTGTATGACTGGTGTGCAGTTGTAGAAGATTGTGTGTCAAAGGAGATGTGTCTTTATTGTAAAGTGTCTGAATGTATGACTGACTAAAGAGACCCACCAGGTCGACGGTGGAGTTGAGCTCGGAGATGAACTGCACGCTGTGCTGCTTGCGGTCTCGGATGTTGGCCAAGGCTCTGGTGTACGCTCTCTTCCGGAGTTTGGTAGAGAGGGAGCCCAGGC
This genomic stretch from Pseudochaenichthys georgianus chromosome 18, fPseGeo1.2, whole genome shotgun sequence harbors:
- the LOC117463528 gene encoding LOW QUALITY PROTEIN: perilipin-2-like (The sequence of the model RefSeq protein was modified relative to this genomic sequence to represent the inferred CDS: inserted 1 base in 1 codon; deleted 1 base in 1 codon), whose product is MLSLLSLYLLSEVVDRVTSLPLVISTYGLVSSVYSNTKDTHPXLKCVCEAAEQGVRTITSVAFIHRFTIIDKLEPQIAIANDLACKGLDKIEKTLPILHQPSEQIVSSAKDSVSGTLSSVRGAVYEGMDKTRAAVSVSVSTVLESRVARMVSSGVDSALSTSESLVEQYLPLTEDELELEAETATGFDREEASYYYVRLGSLSTKLRKRAYTRALANIRDRKQHSVQFISELNSTVDLIEYGRRKIDGATQMVNNKLNSQSVWKSNGPNQHNGHEAEAIESRTLTLALSLTQQLQTTCLGLVSGLQGLPLHIQQEALSLSCSASQVYISFSAASTLRELPDSVLSTSRVHLGRMKDSLDNVMDYLVNNTPLNWLVGPFYSRIAPEPPHTPASRASSSSSDDAQSQRQEPVEVEMKSLESHQR